From Camelina sativa cultivar DH55 chromosome 20, Cs, whole genome shotgun sequence, the proteins below share one genomic window:
- the LOC104772602 gene encoding probable boron transporter 6, with the protein MESGGGGGPFQGILRDIEGRRKCYKQDWIRGIKTGIRILAPTCYIFFASSLPVVAFGEQLSKHTGGALSAVETLASTSICGIIHAIFGGQPLLILGVAEPTIIMYTYLYSFCISRPDIGRELYLAWVAWVCVWTSVLLILLSIFNACTVITRFTRIAGELFGMLIAVLFLQEAIKGLISEFHATEGESHESGESHFLLLYANGLLAVIFSLGLVITALKSRRAKSWKYGFGWLRSFIGDYGVPLMVLFWTALSYTIPSEVVPSVPRRLFCPLPWEPASLYHWTVIKDMGKVPVMYIFAAFIPGVMIAGLYFFDHSVASQMAQQKEFNLKNPPAYHYDIFLLGIMTLICGLLGLPPSNGVIPQAPMHTKSLAVLNRQLTRKKMVKKAKECMKMKASKSEIYGKMQTVFIEMETCPPQDNSVARDLKDLKEVVMRPDEGGDTKGKFDPDVHIEAHLPVRVNEQRVSNLLQSVLVGLTLLAVPVIKMIPSSILWGYFAYMAIDSLPGNQFWERLLLLFIPPSRLFKVLEGVHASFVELVPYRVIVTFTLFQLVYFLLCYGMTWIPMAGIFFPALFFLLISIREHLLPKLFDPQHLHVLDASDYEEIVAAPIQQSSFAYRKLGSSHHLSEGEDEFHDAEILDEMTTSRGEIRIRTISFKERTNNTTTFNEISLDPSSSFFPCSFPG; encoded by the exons ATGGagagtggaggaggaggaggtccATTTCAAGGAATACTCCGAGATATCGAAGGTAGACGAAAATGTTACAAACAAGATTGGATTCGTGGCATTAAAACCGGTATAAG AATTTTGGCTCCGACTTGCTACATTTTCTTTGCGTCGTCTCTTCCTGTAGTTGCCTTTGGTGAGCAATTAAGTAAACAtacag GAGGAGCTCTAAGCGCGGTTGAAACATTAGCTTCTACATCGATTTGTGGAATCATCCATGCGATTTTTGGTGGACAACCATTGTTGATACTTGGGGTTGCTGAGCCGACCATCATTATGTATACTTATCTTTACAGTTTCTGCATTAGTAGACCAGACATCGGTCGAGAACTTTACCTAGCTTGGGTTGCATG GGTTTGTGTATGGACTTCAGTTTTGCTTATCCTTCTTTCGATATTTAACGCGTGCACGGTAATCACGAGGTTTACGAGAATAGCTGGAGAACTCTTTGGCATGTTGATTGCTGTTCTGTTTTTACAAGAAGCTATCAAG GGATTGATCAGTGAGTTTCATGCCACTGAGGGTGAAAGCCATGAATCAGGGGAATCTCATTTCCTCTTGTTGTATGCAAATGGCTTGCTCGCTGTAATTTTCTCCCTCGGCCTTGTAATCACCGCGCTTAAGAGCAGGAGAGCAAAATCTTGGAAATACGGTTTCG GGTGGCTTCGGAGTTTCATTGGAGATTACGGTGTTCCCTTAATGGTCTTGTTTTGGACGGCATTGTCTTACACAATTCCTAGTGAAGTCGTTCCAAGTGTTCCTCGGAGACTGTTTTGTCCTCTTCCATGGGAGCCAGCTTCATTGTATCATTGGACTGTGATCAAG GACATGGGGAAGGTACCAGTAATGTATATCTTTGCTGCGTTTATACCTGGTGTGATGATAGCTGGACTTTACTTCTTCGACCATAGTGTAGCTTCACAAATGGCACAGCAGAAAGAGTTTAATCTAAAGAACCCTCCTGCTTATCACTATGACATCTTCCTGCTTGGAATTATG ACTTTGATATGTGGACTACTTGGACTTCCTCCTTCAAATGGTGTTATCCCTCAAGCTCCAATGCATACAAAGAGTCTTGCGGTTCTAAATCGTCAGCTAACACGCAAGAAAATGGTGAAGAAAGCAAAAGAGTGTATGAAGATGAAAGCAAGCAAATCAGAAATATATGGGAAAATGCAAACAGTGTTTATAGAGATGGAGACATGCCCACCTCAG GATAATTCAGTAGCAAGAGATTTAAAAGACTTGAAAGAAGTTGTAATGAGACCGGACGAAGGAGGAGATACGAAAGGAAAATTCGATCCCGATGTGCATATAGAAGCTCACTTACCGGTTAGAGTAAACGAACAAAGAGTGAGCAATCTATTGCAATCAGTTCTTGTTGGTTTAACACTTCTTGCAGTGCCAGTCATCAAAATGATCCCAAGTTCAATACTTTGGGGTTACTTTGCCTATATGGCTATAGACAGTCTCCCGGGTAACCAATTCTGGGAGAGATTGTTACTTCTTTTCATTCCTCCTAGCCGGCTTTTCAA AGTCTTGGAAGGAGTACACGCTTCGTTTGTCGAGTTAGTACCATACAGAGTGATTGTAACATTCACACTCTTCCAGTTAGTCTATTTTCTCTTGTGTTACGGCATGACATGGATCCCAATGGCCGGGATATTTTTCCCGGCGCTATTCTTTCTACTCATAAGTATAAGAGAACACTTGCTTCCCAAGTTATTCGATCCGCAACACCTTCATGTCCTAGATGCTTCTGACTATGAAGAAATAGTAGCAGCACCAATACAACAGTCAAGTTTTGCTTACCGG AAACTAGGGTCTTCTCATCATTTATCAGAAGGTGA